From a single Ailuropoda melanoleuca isolate Jingjing chromosome 12, ASM200744v2, whole genome shotgun sequence genomic region:
- the RABAC1 gene encoding prenylated Rab acceptor protein 1, which yields MAAEKDQQKDAEPEGLSATTLLPKLIPSGAGREWLERRRATIRPWGSFVDQRRFSRPRNLGELCQRLVRNVEYYQSNYVFVFLGLILYCVVTSPMLLVALAVFFGACYILYLRTLQSKFVLFGREVSPAHQYALAGGVSFPFFWLAGAGSAVFWVLGATLVVIGSHAAFHQTEAVDGEELQMEAV from the exons ATGGCTGCAGAGAAGGACCAGCAGAAGGATGCCGAGCCGGAAGGGCTGAGCGCCAC GACCCTGCTGCCGAAACTGATCCCATCCGGCGCGGGCCGTGAGTGGCTGGAGCGGCGCCGCGCGACCATCCGGCCCTGGGGCTCCTTCGTCGACCAGCGGCGCTTCTCGCGGCCCCGCAATCTGGGCGAGCTGTGCCAGCGCCTCGTACGCAACGTGGAGTACTACCAGAGCAACTATGTGTTCGTGTTCCTGGGCCTCATCCTGTACTGTGT GGTGACGTCCCCCATGCTGCTGGTGGCTCTGGCTGTCTTCTTTGGCGCCTGTTACATCCTCTATCTGCGCACGTTGCAGTCCAAGTTTGTGCTTTTTG GCCGAGAGGTAAGCCCAGCCCATCAGTATGCTCTGGCCGGGGGcgtctcctttcccttcttctggcTGGCCGGCGCAGGTTCTGCCGTCTTCTGGGTCCTGG GAGCCACCCTCGTGGTCATTGGCTCCCACGCCGCCTTCCACCAGACCGAGGCTGTGGATGGGGAAGAGCTACAGATGGAGGCTGTGTGA